The following proteins come from a genomic window of Corallococcus sp. NCRR:
- a CDS encoding SlyX family protein, with protein MEDKRLVELEIRYTQQQELLQELSDVLYQQGRVIDALRAELDQLKRKLDAEPGLVDARQQERPPHY; from the coding sequence ATGGAAGACAAGCGCCTGGTCGAGCTGGAAATCCGCTACACGCAGCAGCAGGAGCTGCTGCAGGAGCTCAGTGACGTGCTCTACCAGCAGGGGCGCGTCATCGACGCGCTCCGAGCGGAACTGGACCAGCTCAAGCGCAAGCTGGACGCCGAGCCGGGCCTGGTGGACGCCCGCCAGCAGGAGCGTCCCCCCCACTACTGA
- a CDS encoding tetratricopeptide repeat protein, with product MSDPWNKPGERSGRRRNQGLRGVLWVCGVALAIHVIPLFLPRDMPEQELAIARATENVEGRLRFLVPLKHNDKATAADLREAAELLREGAPAEAHDLALEAERRDPNALETQLLLARICDRERMSRCVDQSLAKAGKLAPADPRAELLRADLSEQKGDVEGATEALSRAYSRTPGDPLVGVRYGRMLSRMGRPEDALKVFTSLEGKVPAARLLVEQGLVLSKEGRSQEAVGLLQQAVQKDPKLAEGHFQLGIAWFQLGNETAAEAALRQADRLNVSDTRALATLCTLQVKAGKLEGARQTRTDLERRFPQRMDAIREQCRLP from the coding sequence ATGAGCGACCCATGGAACAAACCCGGGGAGCGGAGCGGCCGGCGCCGGAACCAGGGGCTCCGTGGCGTCCTCTGGGTCTGCGGAGTGGCGCTCGCCATCCACGTCATCCCCCTGTTCCTGCCCCGCGACATGCCCGAGCAGGAGCTGGCCATCGCGAGGGCCACGGAGAACGTGGAAGGTCGTCTGCGGTTCCTGGTGCCCCTGAAGCACAACGACAAGGCGACAGCCGCGGACCTGCGAGAGGCGGCCGAGCTCCTGCGCGAAGGAGCCCCCGCCGAAGCGCATGACCTGGCCCTGGAAGCCGAGCGGAGGGACCCGAACGCCCTGGAGACCCAGCTCCTGCTCGCGCGCATCTGCGACCGGGAGCGGATGTCCCGCTGTGTGGACCAGTCGCTCGCGAAGGCAGGGAAGCTCGCGCCGGCGGACCCACGAGCGGAGCTGCTCCGGGCGGACCTGAGCGAACAGAAGGGTGACGTCGAGGGCGCCACGGAGGCCCTGTCCCGGGCCTACAGCCGCACTCCAGGCGATCCCCTCGTCGGCGTGCGCTACGGCCGGATGCTCAGCCGGATGGGAAGGCCCGAGGACGCCCTGAAGGTCTTCACCTCCCTGGAGGGCAAGGTCCCCGCGGCCCGGCTCCTGGTGGAGCAGGGGCTGGTGCTCTCCAAGGAAGGCCGGAGCCAAGAAGCCGTCGGGCTCTTGCAGCAGGCGGTGCAGAAGGACCCGAAGCTCGCGGAAGGCCACTTCCAGCTGGGCATCGCCTGGTTCCAGTTGGGAAACGAGACCGCCGCCGAGGCAGCCCTCCGTCAGGCGGACCGGCTGAACGTGTCCGACACGCGGGCGCTGGCCACGCTGTGCACCCTCCAGGTGAAGGCAGGGAAGCTCGAGGGAGCACGCCAGACCCGCACGGACCTGGAGCGGCGCTTCCCGCAGCGGATGGACGCCATCCGGGAACAGTGCCGGCTCCCCTGA
- a CDS encoding DUF7577 domain-containing protein, whose product MKRVQFSVHRTVGEARMLAGALESAGLSVDIRGESLVPLSGEIPSTEAWVELWLWPQELEAGRQVLAELQANQEAANRSVTCPRCGEENPANFELCWSCELELPSGLRPHLRAV is encoded by the coding sequence ATGAAGCGCGTGCAATTCTCCGTGCACCGCACGGTCGGAGAGGCACGGATGCTGGCGGGAGCCTTGGAGTCTGCCGGGCTCTCAGTCGACATCCGCGGTGAGTCCCTGGTCCCGTTGAGCGGAGAGATTCCCAGCACCGAGGCCTGGGTGGAGCTGTGGCTGTGGCCCCAGGAACTGGAAGCCGGGCGCCAGGTCCTCGCGGAGCTCCAGGCCAACCAGGAAGCCGCCAACCGTTCGGTGACCTGTCCACGCTGTGGAGAGGAGAACCCCGCCAACTTCGAGCTCTGCTGGAGCTGTGAACTGGAGCTGCCGTCGGGGCTGCGCCCGCACCTCCGGGCCGTTTAG
- a CDS encoding tetratricopeptide repeat protein: MNTLEHLQRARELLGRGQPELAESALSDAIDAAVAAEDLVLLTQARFALGELLFQQGRDEEAIPFLQAVVRTERADGSVDAPVIASARMLRQIRGQEPR; the protein is encoded by the coding sequence ATGAATACCCTTGAACACCTGCAGCGCGCCCGCGAGCTGCTTGGACGCGGACAGCCCGAGCTGGCGGAGTCCGCGCTGAGTGACGCCATTGATGCGGCCGTGGCGGCGGAGGACCTGGTCCTCCTCACCCAGGCTCGGTTCGCGCTGGGGGAGTTGCTCTTCCAGCAGGGCCGCGATGAAGAGGCAATCCCCTTCCTCCAGGCGGTGGTGCGCACCGAACGGGCTGACGGGTCCGTGGACGCGCCGGTCATCGCCTCCGCACGCATGCTTCGCCAGATCCGGGGGCAGGAGCCGCGCTGA